The Primulina eburnea isolate SZY01 chromosome 18, ASM2296580v1, whole genome shotgun sequence genome segment TCAGCTAAAAAGAAATATATTATATCATTTACTcaataaactaaaataaaataaaaaatataattattttttttgccTTAAATAttgggcaaaaacttatgtgagacggtcttacggatcgtattttgtgagacatatttcttatttgggtcatccatgaaaagatattaacttttatgctaagagtattattttttattgtgaatatctgtaGGGTTGATccatttcttaaaaaaaaaaacctactcTAATTTTTGTATTATTTACTGAAACTTTATCATTCTGAATATATCCTAGTAAATTTATGGACCCACTCCCACAACTAAATTAATAGATCCAAAAAACATAGAGTAGTCCATTACAAAGATAATATTGTAACATAACAGGAAAATGTCGATGTCCTTTTAtcaaacttttttaaaaaaaaaatttaattgcatCCAAAAGACAACTCtcatgatttttaaattaattatttagcaCACAcgttaaatatataatttttttttgcttttaatatatatttttattataaaattccaCATTTAATAATGAGTAACATAATTAACTCAAGAGACGTACATGGGAAGATAATATGATATTCAAATTTTTAGTAATAAAATATCAATGGCATCAAAGGGTGAGAGTACGAGAAAATTTATGAATAGATTATGTGAAatctattaataaatattttttttgattaATTATGTTGTAGACTTTGTTAGGATCGATTAGAGGGATCATCATTGAGCTACGATAGATcgattcttgaaatattgaaaaccgatgaattaaatcgagttatGTTTTCAACAAATCGGAAGACACTCAAAATagtccttcgtagaaaccgattaaacatttttttaaagaattaagttatatgcaagttgaatgagtaaaaatattttggttgaagcattttatcaaacatttagtatgcaatattttgatatttgaataaCGCATAAAATACTttaacaatgcatctttaaaagtaatggaaatgataagtaagtgcaataaataaatagacacgaatttgtttatagatgttcggagatttgcaactcctacgtcaccccttattcctcttgggaaggatccactagaagactttgatttatacaacaccttatACAAACTCATTTCAACTTAGGACTTATCTCTTGCATAATTGAAACTCCTAGCACACTCTAGATTGTAGGCCACAACCTCACAATCCGCATAATGTTTAACGTCTCTTATGCCAAAATTACAAACACAATCTTCAATGTCTTTGTGTGAAGAATCATtcaactaaactttgaagttcaactctcttatatatgtgtgagtgattgtgtgtgaggaatttatcatttaaattgtacatctcaaatgtatcctcacacaagagCTTGTGCTCTCAAATAGCTGATTTATTCATGCTAGCTGCCtatgctttgaatccccttcaaaagttcttgtttgatcttcaagatgatGTATTTATAGGCCTCAACATTGGTATATACGTtaaacacaagaatatgaccgtttagAAAGTTTCTATACTATTTCTGAAATtacaacggtcaaattcgcctTGCTGGATATTTTCCCAAATTTAAACTGGTCGTTCAGCAGTTGAAACTGGTCAGCGGTTCAAACTGGTCATCTGTTCAATCTGGTCAGCATCTCAACCGCAGCTCAACTAGTATGCtatgcagaaccagtagcttcatcgccaTTTATAAGCATCATAAGATTCAATTCAGACTTTGCCTTCTGAAGTTGATTTGTAGATCATCATCTTATATTTCCAACACATATTGAGTCGCTTCATTtaaataaccgagctgagagatatgatcaAAAAATTGCAACTGCTCATActcaactgattgttgttttcgtgcaatcagtttgGTCAATCAGCAACCGGTTTGACCTAGATACTATTCGATTTTgtccaactgacgtgaaatacttgttccaaattgagttttttgATCGGTCAAGTTGGCGAATtttcatttgaatcatccagttAAGATATCATCAACAAATCGAATCTCGCCAAAAAGTTTTGGCTAAACTCAGTTTCAGTTTTCTTCTTGTGTtaataacttcacacttgagtaaatatgttagaaacacaataacaaattttatgaacatcaaaatcaagattgcaaacattaaatattccaacaaactttttaaataatttttttgttgaaatAGTGAAGGAGTATTCTTGTTCATACACTTCAAAATACCAAAAACAGTCAGGTTCCGTTtagagaaatattttttttttaaaaaaaaaaatcgttttATCTTTTCATAAATGAAAAATGCATATGTTTGgctaatttttttgtaaaatgtttttgaaaattatttttaaaaagtgttctccaaatataattttaaagaaCAAGTGAGAGATTTTTCgtatgtttttaaaaattaatataatgatggaaataaaaaaaaatacttgtGAAAATGATTATTTATATTAACAACGTCGGTATTCATAAAAACAATGTAAAAAACTAATTAACATATTTAGTAATTAACATAATTAATATGTTAGTTTGATTAGTTATTTAATCTAATACCAAATTTAATTATGATGATAATAGGAAATAATCCCTCTTATTTGACTTAATTTAACATGTTTTGTGTCATTATGAAAATGATTCAAAGGATATAATtggaatttaatttaattaagtgcTAGTTTTAAAAACTAACTTAAAGTACAATTTGATCATAAACATACATATGTAGAAGGTCATTTTAAAATCCCTCTAAACAAATATATCATTTTTAggtaaacataataaataaaaacacttcaataatatttatgataacAAATTAACAATAAATATCATAACAAAAATTAAGATAATAATTTTAACGAATTAAGATTAAAAATTTCtaaacataaattaaaattaatataatacaaccatcaaataaattaattgaataCAAATAATTTTAACAACACTTAGAAATATTATTTACCTGTTAATAAGATAGGCACGATAATACCAATATCTACACTTCCTGAAATAAATCAAGAGACAGAAGGTATAAAATTAttagaattcaaaattttattaaaaaaacttgagacgaaaaataaatcaaatccaTACCGACAAATTTTTGAACACAATATAAGTGACAAACCTTTGAAAAATGAAGTGAACTTCTGTGAACACAATACAAGTGACAAACTTCGGATACAAAATACAAATTAACTTCtcgtgtatacatatatatagaattttaaaaatatttaaatttgccCGCCTATtgcatttgaaatattttaaaaagaataaCTCTCTCCTGTACGACGACAGGCGGGGGAGAATTTAAACTGCTTCCCCCCCTCCCCCCCCATTTGGAAGGGCGGGGGAGTAaaagttttatatttttttctacaatatttttataaattttagaaaAGTACGGTAGATTGTTAAATGAGATTTAAAAGTACTATAATTTGATAAAAGACcctaaaataaatacatgagatCAATATGGGATTAATTCAAACAAATTATGACACTTACGAAAGTGagagaaaaatatatattatttagaaGTTAATCAAGTGAATTTTggatacataaaataatttattgctgtaaatttttttcataattttatatcaaaaataaaaatattttgtggtaaataaaataaaaaataattttagtcatacacttaaaaatattaaaattttatgattATAAGAGATTCCTTTTCCaccatcatatatatatatatatatatatatatatatatatatatatatatatatatatatatatatatatatatatatatatatatatataaaatcttaTTGACTAAATCAAAGATGTGCTTTCTAAAATTGGGTATacttaggcatagtttggtacatgggataagagagggattgataaataatccttcttatcccatgtttggtacttttttaaaaagcttatgataatatcatgggtctttgataaataattttttagaaggataaaatatccctaatagaaggtgttataattttaatcaaatgataaaatacactacaaatgacttaattaccctcaatttataaatgattttttataaatatatgctagtaggtagaaattaaaatcaaataaatattttatttattttttatatattatataatatgataattatataaatgatttcgagataattatataaataatttttataaatctcaataaaattattattatcactcgattatccttaaaaattgatatttgacttgactcagaAAATCAAGggttcaattatcatattatataatatataaaattaggtaaaaataaataaatcatgcaagtactatcggcacataaacaaataaaaaatatgaactttagcaacaactttgaaattataaaatttattatgataagattacttttgtcattacaatctaatatataaatttaatcactcttattaaaatcataccaaacattaaatataatatcttacACCTTATTTATtcttaacttatccttatattatatatataacatgtttatcctatcatgtgtaccaaatTATACCTTAATGTTCATGTTTCCCAAAGCGAAGGAAAACTCagaacaaaaataataaaataaaatccttgTCTTATTTACGCCATCTCCAATCTTGGTGCAAGAAATGCCGTCCAAGGGGGCTGCGCTATTTTAGCAGCCCCTTCCTCTGCACCAAAATTTGGTGCAGAGGgttgtatttttttttgtttttttattataaatttgtattttttattataaatatttatattagaaaataaaaatattatttaaataatagtatattatatattttattattttaataaatagatatttaataataaaaataaaagaataataattattgatttttaaaaattaatttatttaattattaataattaaggaataatttgatttaattatttataaataatataattaaattcaaatgcaaaaaattaatataacaatacaattcataactaAATTAAAACACAtaattgaaatacaaagacaACTTGAAACACATAATTGAAATACAAATGCAACTTGAAACACATAATTCAAAtacaataaattaatatatgtaatataaacattattcataattaaaaatatattaaataaaatataataattaatatatgtaaaataaaaaaattatttcgagaatttgttttttttgtgTGTAAGATTTGAATTAAATGAGTTGGGAATgaatgttgtatttgatgataTATTGTGCAAACTCCAATATTCATTTTAGTTTGCTgtccaaaaataatattacgAACTTGGTTCTCTGATGTTTGCAGATTTTTTAGGTAACAACCACAGCACGCATGTCTCCTAGGTAATTGCAATGCCTTTACCAAAAAATAAacttaaattaaactaaaaaaaTAACTTAATCCCAAGGTTGAAATGGTCTATTCATGGAACTGTACACTTGTATTCAGTGTTCTAAAAGCGCGCTTAAGCGCCGATTAAGCGCGCTTAAGCGCGAAGCGCACCGAAAAAGCTCCGCTTTGGAGAAAAGCGGAACAAAAGCGATCAACGGTAGTTTGACTTAATTAAGTGTCATTAAGCGTAATTAAGCGTAATTAAGCttggctttttatttttttttaaataataaataaattgattttttataTTAGATGTTGACCTTCCACCTACCAACTTCACGGCTTCACACAATTTTCTTCTTTTCATTCTTCTCTTCTGATTTTTCCGTGAAATCTCACAACATCTAAACTACAGCACCACGATGGGCAAAGGCTGAACTACATAAATGGAAATCGACAACTCTCCTTTTGTAAGTCTCTCATTTTGTCCATCTGCTTTTAGAACAATGGGGGAACCttcattttttatatattcTTTTGCAGCCGAAGGATCAGTGAAAGTTTGATACTGCAAAATCAGAGCAGATTTGCGCAACAGGTAGCAAAAATATGAAGTATAGTTATTAAAGACACATTTGGCCTTTAGCCTACGCACAATGCTCAAGTCAAGGGCATGGCTTATCAAAGCTTTGCGCACTGTGTAATTATATTTCACAATTTAGATTTAGATGTATGAGAAACAAAAATTGTGTTTAAAAATTTATGAACAAATTTTCAGTAAAATTGTAGTTCTTTTATTAGTTTGTATGAAAAATGGATTGTGTTTAAAAATTGTATGAACAATGGATTGTGTTTAAAAATCGTGTCAAGTATTATTACCATTCATTGCTAGTCATCAATGGATTGTGTTTAaaaatgaaacaaaaattgtgtttaaaaattttattaatttttcacTGTCTATTAGATGTATGAACAATGGATTGTGTTTAAAAATTGTAGTTCTTTTATTAGTTTGCATTGTGTATTATTACCTCGAATTTTGTAGGCATCGATGGAAGGAAATGATTCTTCAATGGCATCAAATTCTCATTCTATAGACAGTGAATTGAAAAGGGACTCCGGGGATATTGGCTGGGATACCGCTGTGTTAGTAGATCCTCAAAATCACAAATCTGTCAAGTGTACCTTGTGTGGTAAAGTTACGACCGGCGGAATTTATAGGCACAAAATCCACATTTCGGGTATTCTAGGAAAAGGTGTAAAAGCATGTACGAAGGCAACTGGAGAGCAAAAAGAAAAGTGTCGTTTAGCACTTGAGGATAATAAGTCTAAGAAGCGGGAAAAATTATTGAATGAATCTAAGTTAAGGAATGATGTGGTTATGTCTTTGAATATATGTGAAGATGAAGATGATGAAATTGCCATCATTGAGAGAGGGAGTAAAAAAAGATCAACTGATATGGGACCTATGGATCAATTTGCAAAGCCAATTAATGTTGATGATGCTTCTATGAGTGCAAATAAGAAAATGAGACAACAAAATATTAATGATGCAATTGCTAAAAAAAGATTGCTCCAAGTTCATCAATATTTGGCAAGATGGGTGTATGAAGCCGGAATTCCTTTTCATGCAATTGACAATGATAGTTTCAAAAAATTTGTTGAGGCTTTAGGACAATATGGTCCTGGCTATATCCCTCCTTCACAATACCAACTTAGAGAACCACTTTTAAAAGGAGAGGTGgagaaaacaaaagaaacttTGAAGAAGCAGGAAGAAGAGTGGGAAAATAATGGTTGCTCTATTATGATTGATGGTTGGAGTGATAGGAAAAGAAGAAGTATCATTAATTTTTGTGTGAATTGTAAGTTGGGGACTGCTTTTATTTCATCAAAAGAAGCTTCAAATGAAGCTCACACAGCAAAATACTTATTTGAATATGTTACTGCATGTATTGATCGGGTTGGGGCCAAAAATGTGGTGCAAATTGTGACCGACAATGCCTCCAACAACATGGCTGCCGCGAATCTGTTGGCATTAGAAAGATCCAGCATATTTTGGACATCATGCTCAGCTCACACCATAAATCTTATGCTTGAAGGAATTTCTAAACTGCAAATGTTCAATGGAGTGATCAAGAAGGCAAAATCTTTTTGTATTTTCATTTATGCTCATCACAAGACCTTGGCATTGATGAGAAAGTTTACAAAAAGAGAGATAGTTAGGCCGGGTGTAACTAGATTTGCGACCTCTTTCTTAACATTGCAAAGTTTGCTTGATAAGAAACAAGAGTTGAGAAATATGATGACTAGCAATGAATGGGATAACACTAAATGGTCTAGGAGCAAAAAAGGAAAAGAGGCATTTGATGCTATTGTCCCCAATGATTTTTGGAACTCGATAGATTTGTGCTTGCGAGTATTCACTCCATTGGTAAAAGTTCTTAGACTTGCTGATGGAGAGGATAAACCTTCTATGGGTTTTGTGTATGGAGAGTTGTTGAATGCAAAGGATGATATTCAAAAAACGTTGAAGAAAGAAAGTGATTATGGGCCAATTTTAGACATTATTGATGCAAAAAGTAAGGGTCGTCTTGATAGTCCAATTCATACGACAGCTTATCTTCTGAATCCATATTATTTCTTCAAGAATCCAAGCATCAAAGATGATCatttgataacaaataatatgatCACTACTGTTGAAAAGTTCTTTCCTGATGTTCAAATGCAAAATCATGTGATAAATGTTGAGTTGCAAAAATACACACAAAAAGAAGGAGCATTTGGAAAAAAATTAGCATTAAGCGGATGCCTAAACAattatcaaaattacaatccaggtatgtaaacattattttatttcCTTTCATGTTTGTATACTATTGTTGACACATATCATGATATTTCTGTctcttttttaaattttgatagtTAGTTGGTGGGACTTCTATGGCAATGAGGTGCCAAATTTGAAAGTGATGGCAAAAAAGATCCTTGGTTTAACTACTAGTTCATCGGGTTGTGAAAGGAATTGGAGTGTCTTTGAAGGGGTAAATATTTACTTCATTATACTTTACTTTTGTGGCAATATGataatttcattaatttgtagCTTACTctaaatttttgttttgtttttaataTAGATACACACTAAAAAAAGAAATAGGCTGGATACTACAAGGATGAATAATCTGGTGTATGTCCAATTCAATGCAAGATTGATGAAcaagaaaaagagaaaaaataaatttgagaCTTTACAAGAAAGTGATACTAGCAAAGCTAAGTCTTGgatggttgaaaattgtgatgatGAAGATGAGATGGAGATGGAGATGGAGATGAACACTTTACAACCTACAAGTGATATCAATGTCAATGTTCAAGGGGACTTCGATGATATATCGGATGGTACCGAAGAAGAAATAAACGAAGAAGAAGAATTCGAATTAGAATCTGACAATGATTTGACCAATATTTAGCATTTTTTATGTGGTCTAGTTGCAAAAACAACTAAATATTGCAATTTTGAGATTCTTatgcttttataaatatgaaaatttatgcattatatattatacttatttatcatatttatgcagtatttatttttatttatttattggttTAAGATAATTATAACTATGCTAAAAATCAAAAACGCTTTTTTACGCTTAAGCTCGTATTAATCTCGCTTAAGCCTGAAAAGCTTGAAGCTCGATGTTCACGTTTCGGGACGCTTCGCGCTTTTTAGAACCTTGCTTGTATTAGAATAGACTCGTCCTATATTCACCATGTTATTCtggatatatttttaaaaataatgttCATATTATCATATGAAACTCATGTTTATATTATCATCATAGATAAAAATGTACCCATAGTAACACTCCCGACGTAAATAGCCCAAAATAttataattgaaaattttattaacCCTCGAAAATACGAATCACTTACCTCGTTTACAAAGGTTTTGATGTAAACAAAAATTTCACTTCGTGTTCGGTCTGTTGAGCTAAGTAATCCTTGTTGAAATGGGGTAGGCCAAGCAGAGTTGTGTTGTATAGATTTGTTCGAACGAACAAAAGTTAGAGGACCTCAGAGATATTTCTGATATGGTTACCTCGATGTTAAGT includes the following:
- the LOC140820301 gene encoding uncharacterized protein isoform X2, which encodes MEGNDSSMASNSHSIDSELKRDSGDIGWDTAVLVDPQNHKSVKCTLCGKVTTGGIYRHKIHISGILGKGVKACTKATGEQKEKCRLALEDNKSKKREKLLNESKLRNDVVMSLNICEDEDDEIAIIERGSKKRSTDMGPMDQFAKPINVDDASMSANKKMRQQNINDAIAKKRLLQVHQYLARWVYEAGIPFHAIDNDSFKKFVEALGQYGPGYIPPSQYQLREPLLKGEVEKTKETLKKQEEEWENNGCSIMIDGWSDRKRRSIINFCVNCKLGTAFISSKEASNEAHTAKYLFEYVTACIDRVGAKNVVQIVTDNASNNMAAANLLALERSSIFWTSCSAHTINLMLEGISKLQMFNGVIKKAKSFCIFIYAHHKTLALMRKFTKREIVRPGVTRFATSFLTLQSLLDKKQELRNMMTSNEWDNTKWSRSKKGKEAFDAIVPNDFWNSIDLCLRVFTPLVKVLRLADGEDKPSMGFVYGELLNAKDDIQKTLKKESDYGPILDIIDAKSKGRLDSPIHTTAYLLNPYYFFKNPSIKDDHLITNNMITTVEKFFPDVQMQNHVINVELQKYTQKEGAFGKKLALSGCLNNYQNYNPVSWWDFYGNEVPNLKVMAKKILGLTTSSSGCERNWSVFEGIHTKKRNRLDTTRMNNLVYVQFNARLMNKKKRKNKFETLQESDTSKAKSWMVENCDDEDEMEMEMEMNTLQPTSDINVNVQGDFDDISDGTEEEINEEEEFELESDNDLTNI
- the LOC140820301 gene encoding uncharacterized protein isoform X1, whose translation is MEIDNSPFASMEGNDSSMASNSHSIDSELKRDSGDIGWDTAVLVDPQNHKSVKCTLCGKVTTGGIYRHKIHISGILGKGVKACTKATGEQKEKCRLALEDNKSKKREKLLNESKLRNDVVMSLNICEDEDDEIAIIERGSKKRSTDMGPMDQFAKPINVDDASMSANKKMRQQNINDAIAKKRLLQVHQYLARWVYEAGIPFHAIDNDSFKKFVEALGQYGPGYIPPSQYQLREPLLKGEVEKTKETLKKQEEEWENNGCSIMIDGWSDRKRRSIINFCVNCKLGTAFISSKEASNEAHTAKYLFEYVTACIDRVGAKNVVQIVTDNASNNMAAANLLALERSSIFWTSCSAHTINLMLEGISKLQMFNGVIKKAKSFCIFIYAHHKTLALMRKFTKREIVRPGVTRFATSFLTLQSLLDKKQELRNMMTSNEWDNTKWSRSKKGKEAFDAIVPNDFWNSIDLCLRVFTPLVKVLRLADGEDKPSMGFVYGELLNAKDDIQKTLKKESDYGPILDIIDAKSKGRLDSPIHTTAYLLNPYYFFKNPSIKDDHLITNNMITTVEKFFPDVQMQNHVINVELQKYTQKEGAFGKKLALSGCLNNYQNYNPVSWWDFYGNEVPNLKVMAKKILGLTTSSSGCERNWSVFEGIHTKKRNRLDTTRMNNLVYVQFNARLMNKKKRKNKFETLQESDTSKAKSWMVENCDDEDEMEMEMEMNTLQPTSDINVNVQGDFDDISDGTEEEINEEEEFELESDNDLTNI